The genomic DNA CTCTTCCCTTCTCTTGTGGGAGAGGGGAGCAGCGCGACTGCCGCAAATATTACGACCGTGCACTCCACTGCCGCGACGTGGTGATCAACTGCTCCTCCGGCGCCTCGACGCGCGTCCAGTCGTTGCCCGAGCACCAGAAACGCCAGAACGCGCAGGCCTCGACGTGGAGCCTGCCGGGACTCTTCAGCGTCATCGTCGCGTAATAGGTGTTGCCGCTGGAGCGGCTGTAGATGCTGCCGGTCCAGGCGTCGTGCGATTTCGGCTTCATGTTGACGAGCACGCTCTCGCCCCGGCTCAAAGCCTCGGTCAGCGCGTAGCCGCACAATGCGGGCCCGCAGCGCTCGATGCGGACTGTGCCCTTGGCACCGACACTCTCCCATTCGCCGAGCGGCGTATAGGCCTGCTCGTCGTCGTTGCGCTGCGCAGCCGCCGCGGTCGGCTTGATCTCGGGGCTCGGAACGGGCGGCGGCTCCATGCGCGGCGGATCGAGCATGACGGTCTTCGGTGGATCGATGCGCGGCAGCTCAACCCGTGGCGGATGCGGGCTCGGCGCCTCGGGTCTTGACGCCTCGGGTTTTGGCGCCGGCGGCAGCACGACGGGTTGCGACGTCGTCGCGGCCATGACGGGAGCCGCCGGCACCGGTGACGGCACGACCACGGTCGCCGGCCTGACCGGAATGACGACATTGGCCGGCGGCGCGGCCGGAGCCGGCGCTGGGGGGGGCGATGTCACACCGGCATCTTCTGTCGGCCGGATGCTGCGATTCGAGGACACCGAGACACAGGACGCAGATCGGCAATTGCGCGGCGCCTCGACACGGAAGCGGTGGCCGCCAATCGAGAACGAATAGGAGCCGGCCTCGGCCGCCGGCGCGATCGCCAGCAGTGCGATCATTATGCCAAGCGAAGTCGCAAGCCGTTGCATCTCCGTCTCCCTCAGTATCGCGACGACCTTACGCAAAGGAACCGCGGCTGAATGTGCGCTGCCTCACCCAGGCGGCGCGCACCGTTGTGACCCCCATCACAGAACGCCCGGCCAGTCCGGCGTAGGGTCGAACCACGCTTCATCCACCAGCGTCTTCAGCCCCATCTCGGGACCAACGCCAATTCGGAGGTTGTCATGAACAAGCTCACCATCGCCGTCACCGCACTCTTCCTGGCGTCGACCGCCGCCGCCCATGCCGGCGGCAATACGATCTCGTTCCAGATCGAGGGCCAGCACATCCGCATCGAGACGCCGCGCAACTGCGCCTCGCTCAATTGCGTGACCATCGTCGCGCCGGGCCTGTCGGACAAGCCGATCAAGCTGAACAACATCAACCTCAAGGGCCTCGGCGGCTCGAAGGACGATGACGTCGACACCACGCCGGCTCCGGCGACGACCGCGCAGCCCGCACCGGCTCCGGTGCAGCAGCCCGTGCAGCAGGCGCCGGTCCAGGCCACCGCGCCGGCCGCGCCCGTTGTCGCTCCGGCCGCACCCGCGCCGACCGTTGCCGCCGCGCCGTCCCTCGACACGACGACGCAGCCCGCGCCCGTCGCGGCGCCTGCTCCCGTTGCTGCTCCCGCGCCGGTCGCGGTTGCGCCCGCTCCGGCCCCGGTTGCCGCCGCGCCCGTGGCCGCGGCGAACTCGCCGATCGGCGTCTGGGCGACCGAAGAGGGCAAGGGCAATGTCCGCGTCGAGCAGTGCGGCGCCAATCTGTGCGGCTACGCCGAGAAGACCAACGAGCGCATCCTGATTAACATGAAGCCCGAGGGCGCGAAGTGGAGCGGCCGCATTCACGATCCCAACTCCGGCCGCAACTACGACTCGACCATCGCGATGAAGGGCCCGAATGCGATGCGCGTGCAGGGCTGCGCCTTCGGCGGCATGTTCTGCGGCGGCCAGACCTGGAAGCGCGTGAGCTGACACGCGGAGCGCGTCATCCGGGGCGATGCCAAGCACCGAACCATGGCGCGCAATTGCGCACCTGAGGATCTCGCGCCACACCTACAAATCTTCGTCATGCCCGGGCTTGTCCCGGGCATCCACGTTCCGAGTGACGCGAAGCAAGGCGTGGATGGCCGGGTCAAGCCTAGCCATAACGGAGTAGAGAGGTTTAGCCCCAAGCTGGCACCGCACACCATTTGGCCTCCTCACCCCTGCGACACATGTTCATCCGCCATTCAGGTCCCTCCGGCTGATATCGGCCGATCTCGCCTCGCGTTCTCACCGGGACTTCCTCGTGACATCATTGCTGGCCTGGCGCCGCTTCGTGTTCGCGCTTGCGCTGCTGGCATTGCCGCTGGCGGGCAGCGGCGCAACGCATGCATCCGATGCAATCGAGCTCGCGCAGGCGCAGCCCCAGGCAGAGCCGGCGCCTGCGGCTTCCCCAGCCCCTTCCGCCTCCCCCACGCCTTCAGCCTCGCCTGCTCCCTCGACAGATACGCAATCCACCGTCGAGCCGATCGGCAACGTCGCGGCCGTCACGGGGATCGCCACCGTGATCCGCGACAAGAACTCCTATCCGCTGCGCGTGCGCGACGACATCTACCTCAACGACGTCGTGCAGACCTCGTCGAACTCCACGCTCGGCATCACCTTCAACGACGCCACCACGTTCAACCTCTCCGCCTCGTCGAAGATCACCATCGACAATTACGTCTATGAGGACGGCGGCAAGCAGAATTCCGGAATCTTCGACATCGGCAAGGGCACGGTGGCCTTCGTGGCGGCCGCCGTGGCGAAGACCGGCAACATGAAGATCACGACGCCGACAGCGACGCTCGGCATCCGCGGCACCACCGGCGTCGTCGACGTGCCCGAAGGCGCGGCCGCGAGCAGCGCGCGCAACGTCAACATCAAGCTCTATCCCGATGCCGACGGCCGCGTCGGCCACATCGACGTCGACGACCGCACCAGCGGCACGCGGCTCGGCGCGCTGACGCAAGGCGCGAGCGGCTTTGCGATCCGGCCTGGCGCTGCCGGCCCGGGCGGCATGCGCTTTGCGGCGGTGCCGATCACGATTCCCGCGCAGCAGATCGCGCGCGACCGCGGCTTCGTCAGCCAGGTGCATCTGGCGCAGACCACGGGGCGTCAGATCGTCACCGAGCAGCGCGACTTCCGCCGCGCCAATCCGGCTGCCCAGAGCCGCATTCCGCGGCCGGCACAGCCGCCGCAGAAACAGCAATTGCGTCCGGCGACCACCGTTCCGGGACAGCAGCCCCAGCGCCCGAACGGCCAGCCGGGCCAGAACAACCGTCCAGGTCAGCAGCAGCCGGGCACACCGGGCCGGCAAGGTGCGCAGCCGCCGCAGCAGCGGCCGGGCCAGCAAGGTGGCGCCGTGCAGCCGGGCACACCGCGTGCGGGTCAGGGCCAACAGCAACAAGGCCAGCAACAGCCCGGCCAGCCGCAAGGCGCAGGACGTCCAGGAGCACCGCGCGCCGGACAGCGCACACCGCCGATCGGCACGCCGCAAACCCAGCCGCAACGCGGCGGACAGATTCAGCCCGGAGGAGTCGTGCCGCCACAGCAGCCGGCGACACAGCCGCAACTGCCGCGCACCGGCATGCAATCGGGCCAGCCGCCTGCGGCTCAGCCACCGGGCATGCAACGCCCCGGCGGATTCCAGCAGCGCCCCCCCGCCGCGCAGCGCCCGGCGGCCCCGCGCAAACCAGCATCCGCTCCGAAGGAGAAGGAGCGGCGGTGACCCTCGAGGCAGCGCCCCGCCTCCGCACGATAGCGCTGAGGAGGACTCGTCCCTCCTCCGTCAGCCCACGCTTCCACAGGCATATCGACTTGCGGATGGTCTCCAGGCGCGCCAGCAGCGCGGCGTGACCTCACGCCTCGCCGCGCAGCCAGGCCTTCACCTTCTGCAACAGGCCGTGGCGCAACTCGTGGACGGAGGCGGCTTCGGCGGGTGTCAGCGCCTGGAAGGCTGCATCCATGTCATCGGCCGATTGCACCGGCTCGGGTATCGGCGACGGCGCGCGCCTCGCGGCCGCAAGCGCAATCGGGCCAATCTGGGTCAGGAACGCGCGTTCATATTCGCGCGACAGCCGCGCGATCGCGTCGTCCAACGCGAGCCAGTCGACCGCCTTGATGTCGTTCATCAGCTTGCGGACGGGACCGCCCTCGGCTTCCATGCGCCAGAAATGCACGACCTTCGAGCGCCCGCCGGATTGGTAGACGAGCGTGCCGAGAAATTCGTGAACGGCGACGTCGTGGCCGGTCTCTTCCAGCACCTCGCGATGCGCCGCCTCCTTCGGCGTCTCGCCGTCGTCGAGCTTGCCCTTGGGCAGGACCCACTCGTTGCGCTTGCGCTGGCGCACGACCGCGATCAGCGGTGTCGAACCACGCCGCAGCACGATACCACCCGCCGCCATCACCGGCGCCCGCGCCATCATCAAATCCGTCGTCGTATAGTCCCCACCGACGATATAGGCGACGGGAGCGGCAGATTGAAGGCTACTTTCTTCTGAGCAGCGCCTCACCGGCACGGATGCGCGTGCCCTCGGCGATGCCGTCGCAGAAGCTGAAATCGCCCGGCGCGAGGATGATGATGGTCGAGCCATGTTCGAACCAGCCGAGTTCCTCGCCCTTGGTCACGTTGACGTCGCAGGGGAAGTTGACCGGACCGCGCGTCTGCGCGTTCAGCACCCTATCGAGAAAGTGCAGGCGGATGCTCGCGACCAGGATCGCGGCGACCGGTACCAGCGTCACGGCCTCGCCGGTCGACAAATGCGTGCGGATCACCGCGCGCTCGTTCTTGCAGAACAGGCGCTCGACGCGCTTGAGCGCAATCGGATTGACGTTCCAGACGTCGCCGTGGATCAGCGTGACGCGCTCGATATGCGCATCGAAGGGCGCATGGAAGCGATGATACATGCTCGACGTCAGCCGCAGCGTCACGAAGCTGCCGTTGCGGTGCTGATCCACCAGCGCGGAATCGCCGACGAGGTCGAGCAGCGAATAGGGCGCGCCCTTGACCTGGAACAGCTCGGTGTCCGCGATCCTGCCGTGAGCGCCGACAATGCCATCCGAGGGGCTGGCGACAATGGTGGGGTCGGGATCAAAGGGGCGCAAGCCCGGCTTCAGCTCCCGGGTAAAACAATCGTGCAGGCTCTTGAAGTGGGTCTTCTTCGCCTCGGACAGATCGAGGTCGGAGAACAGCTTCCACAGCGCGATCGAGAAGTCCCGCACGAGGGGATTCTCGATCTTGGAGAACCTGCCCATGAAGCGGGTCAGCGCGGCGCGCGGGATGCGGTTGGTCAACAGAAAGTTGAGGTCTTCCTGCTGGGTGAAAGAGGCGATGAGGGCTTTGACTGTCATGAATCTGTCAGCTCACAGTATTAGCGCTTGTTGTCATGGAAACGACACTCCCGATTCTCTCGATGTCCGTGGCCGCCGCAGCGTCTGCTGCCGCCGTCCTCCCGAAGCTGAAGGCGCGGATCGAACTGTCCCGCGCCAAGCATCGCTCGCTCGCCGGGCACTCCAAGATGTCGCGCCGGGTGGCAAAGCTGCTCCCGTTCTACGAATACGGAGAGAACGACATCTTCTCGTGCGACGGCGCGCCGGCGGACATCGCCGCGCAGCGCAAGGAGGCCTTCTTTCGTCTCGCCGCCCTCTACGCCGAGCGCTACCCGAAGGGCCGCGCGATGACGAAGGAAGCGGCGGACAAGATCTCCGACCTGAATTTCACCGAGAGCTATCGCGTGCCGTTCCAGTTCTCGCGCCTGGTCCGCGAGCACCTGGGCACCTCGACCTTCGTGGAGTCCTCGCGCGGCGTCACCGTCACGGATGTCGACGGCAACACATCCTACGATCTCACGGGGTCCTACGGCGTCAACATCTTCGGCAACGATTTCTACAAGGAGTGCATCGAGGGCGCCGAGAAGCGCGCGCATGCACTCGGCCCGGTGCTCGGCCCCTACCATCCCGCGATCCTCGACAATGTCCAGCGTCTCTGCCGCATCTCGGGCCTCGACGAGGTCTCGTTCCACATGTCCGGCACCGAGGCCGTGATGCAGGCGGTGCGGCTGGCGCGCTACCATACCAAGCGCACGCATCTCGTTCGTTTTGCCGGCGCCTATCACGGCTGGTGGGGCGACGTGCAGCCGGGCGTCGGCAATCCCATTGCCGCGCACGAGACTTACACCCTCGCCGAGATGTCCGAGAAGACGCTGCACGTGCTGCGTACGCGCAAGGACATCGCCTGCGTGCTGGTCAACCCGCTGCAAGGCCTGCACCCCAACGCCAACGCGCCCGGCGATTCCTCGCTGGTGGATTCCTCCCGCGGCGGCAACTTCGATCGCGCGGCCTACACCGAATGGCTCAAGAAGCTGCGCGAGGTCTGCGACCAGCGCGGCATCGTGCTGATCTTCGACGAGGTCTTCGTCGGCTTCCGGCTCGCCGCCGGCGGTGCCCAGGAATATTTCGGCGTGCGCGCCGACATGGTGACCTACGGCAAGAGCCTCGCCGGCGGCCTGCCGGTCGGCGTGGTCTGCGGCAAGCGCGAGCTGATGCGCCGCTTCCGCGACGACCGTCCCGCCGACATCTGCTTCGCCCGCGGCACCTTCAACTCGCATCCCTACGTCATGACGGCAATGGACGAGTTTTTGAGCCGGCTCGCCAGCCCGAACTTCCATGCCATTTATGATGGACTGGAAGAAACCTGGAACGGTCGCGTCCAAAAGCTCAACCAGATGATGACGGACGCCGACCTGCCGGTGCGGTTCGCCAACTTCTCGTCGATCTGGACGGTGAAATACACGACGCCCTCCCGCTACAATTGGATGCTGCAATATTATTTGCGCGCCGAGGGCCTGGCGCTGAGCTGGGTCGGCACCGGCCGGCTGATCTTCAGCCTGAACTACACCGACGCCGATTTCACCGAAGTCGCCGACCGCTTCGTCCGCGCGGCCGGGAAGATGAAGGCCGACGGCTTCTGGTGGCACGACGGCGTGCTCACCAACAAGACTATCAAGCGGCAGATCCTGAAAGAGATGCTGGCCAAGCGTTTTGGACGCTGAGGCCACACTTCGCGGGCTTGCCGCCGATGCGGCGGGGTTGTGTGCGCCATATGCGATTGCCCTACCGCGCGCGGGGAGGGGCGAAGCAGCCCCCAGCACGTGGATGCCCGGCACGAGGCCGGGCATGACGTAACCATCAGACATCGGAGTGTGTTGTGTACGTAGCGCGCTCAGGCGTGCTGCTCTTCGAGCGTGGGCTCGCCGATGAGGCCCAGCGTGTGCTCGGGGTTGAGGTGCAGGCCGGGATCCATCAGCTCACCGCGCATCAGGGCGAGCGGAGCACTGCGGTAGAGCATCAGATCGTGGAACGGATCGGTCAGGATCTTGGTCATCCAGACGAGGCCGGTCTCGACGTCGCGGATGAAGAACAGGTGCACGGTGCGGAACAAGAGGCCACCGCCGCCGACCACGAGCCAGATCTTTGCAACCTGCCGCATGAAGTCGGTCGCGCTGGCCCAGGGCGTGAACAGGCCGAACAGCGTCGGGTCGAGGAACAGCACCAGCGGCGAGGCCGCCCAGATCGCCATCAGCACCACCTTGCGCTGCAAATTGTAGCCGACCTTGATCTCTTCCTTGTACTCGTGCGTCGCCTGGTTGATGTGGTCGTAGGTATGCGGCTCGAAGAAGAAGTGACCGGCCTGGCGCGAGGTCATCGAGACCAGCCAACCGACCAGCGCAGAGACGACAGGGTCGACGAACAGCCAGACATAGGCGAAGAGGAAGCTCAGCGCGCTGACGAAGTGCAGGCTCTGATTGATGCGGCTGTGGTGATAGTAGCGATGGTCGTCCCAGCGCTGGATCCGCAGCTGCTCGAGATAATTCTTGATCATGCTCTTCCCCAAGATGCTTTCGGGTACGGGGTTAAACGGATTCGATGTACGCCGTGTGACAACATCATCCTGTCATGTGACGGCACGCAGCGGCGCGATGACGCACGCGACGCGTAAGCTCACGCCGCCTTGGCGATGTCGATCTTGCGGAAGCGCACCAGCGAGAAATGACCGAGCGGCGGAATCAAACGACGTTCGGCGAGCTCGATTCCGTTGGCGCCGGCCAGCCATTTCGCATAGCGCGACCAGGCGAACTCGGCGGTGCGGAAGCCGAGCGGACGCACCACCGGCTGCAGCTTCTGTTCGATGAACCGGCGCATGCCGGCGTCCGCGCTGACGCGGGTGAGGATGATCAGCTCGCCGCCCGGGCGCAGCACGCGGGCGAATTCGTCGAGCGCCTTCTCCGGGTTCGGCACGGCGGTGACGACATATTGCGCCATCACGACGTCGAAGGAATTGTCCGGGAATTCCAGCTTCTCGGCGTCCATCACCGCGAGGCCCTCGACGTTCTTCAGCTTGCCCTCGGTAACGCGCTGGCGCGCCTTGTCGAGCATGGCTTCCGAAATGTCGGTGCCGAAGATGCGCAGGTGCGGGGCGTAGAGCGGCAGCGAGATGCCGGTGCCGACACCGACCTCGAGCACGCGGCCGCCGATCTTGTTGGTGGCCGCGATCGCGGCCTGCCGGCCCTTGGCGAACACGCCGCCGAACACGAGGTCGTAGACCGGCGCCCAGCGGTCATAGGCCTGCTCGACCGTGCCGCGGGTGAGGTCGAGCTGCTGGGTGCCGTCAAGGTTCATGATCTTAGCCATCGATGAGGTTCTCGCTGTGGTTCTAACGAAAGGTCAACCGCGCACCGGCCGCCGCGCCATGCGGGGCGAAGCGCGCAAGACGCGGCTGGGCTGAAGTGAGGTGAGGTTGCCGACGAACTGGCGCGCGCTGTTCTCCCAGGAACGCTCCAGCGCGAAGTTGCGACAGGTCTCGCGCGACATGGCGAGCGCGCGCAGGCACGCGGCGCGCAGATCGTGATCGATCGCGCCGATCGGATGATCGGCGATGACGTCCTTCGGACCCGTGACCGGAAATGCGGCCACTGGCGTGCCGCAGGCCAGTGCCTCCAACTGCACCACGCCGAAGGTGTCGGTCAGGCTCGGAAACACGAAGACGTCGGCGGCGGCGAGATGCGCGGTGAGATCGGCGCCCTTCTTCTCGCCGAGGAACACGGCATCGGGATATTTCCTTTCGAGCGCGGCCTTCTGCGGGCCGTCGCCAACGACGACCTTGGTGCCGGGCAGGTCGAGCGAGAGGAACGCTTCGAGGTTCTTCTCCACCGCGACGCGGCCCATGGTCATGAAGATCGGACCCGGCAGGTCGAGCCTCGCCGGAGAGTCGGGATGGAACAGCTCGGTGTTGACGCCGCGGGTCCAGAAGCCGAGCCGCTTGAAGCCACGCTCGGACAGCTCCTGCCGCAGCGACGGCGTCGCCACCATGGTCATGGCGGCGGCATCGTGGAAATGGCGCAGCACGGCATAGCCGACGCTGGCGGGCATGCCGGACCGCACCGAGACGTATTCCGGAAAGCGCGTGGTGTAGGAGGTGGTGAAGGCGAGCCGGTTGCGCCGGCAATAGGCCCGCGCGGCCCAGCCGATCGGCCCTTCGGTCGCAATGTGCAGCGCGTCCGGTGCCGCCTTCTCGATCCGGCGCGCGATCTCTTTGCCGCTCGGCAGCGCGATGCGCAGGCCCGGATAGGTCGGCAGCGGCCAGGACGGAAAGCCGTCGGGTGTCAGAAAGTCGATCTCGACTTCGAGGGCCTTGGCCGCATTCGCCAGCGAGGTCAGCGTCCGGACCACGCCGTTGACCTGCGGATGCCAGGCGTCGGTCGCGATTAATACCCGCATGGGAAAATCCCGAGAGTTTGATGATTCTCAGGCATCGACCATCAACGAAGGATATTTCAGGCGTGTGACGTCATAGAAGTGTCCGCGGGCTGTTTTGTTCGTTAACGGGCGGCCCCAGCCACGAAACCGTCATGAAACAATCCTTTCCGCCGTGAAACCGTTTTCGGTTTTCCGCGCAAATGTCCCGAAACGTTTTGCCGTTAGTGATCCAGGCAACAGAGCACCGCAACGGTGCCGCGGTGGCCAAGATCACCGAGCAAACAGGGGCGATCACATGTTCAATCTGGATATTTTCAAGACGTTTTCGCGCGCCGTTGCTTTCGGCGCAGTCGCGGTCTCGGCGATCGCATTCGGGGGTAGCGCCAAGGCCGCACCGGTGCAGATCTTCCCGTTCTTCCAGCCGCTGCCGCCGATGGCCGCGCCGCAGCCATTCCAGCCCTACCAGGCGCCCACTTACCAGACTGAGCCGTCCGAGGATCAGGACGCCGTCGAGATGCCCGCCCGCTTCCGCCGCCAGACCGTTTCCTATGCAACGCGCGAGGCGCCGGGCACCATCATCATCGATACCCCCAACACTTATCTCTATTACGTGCTCGGCAACGGTCAGGCGCTGCGCTACGGCATCGGTGTCGGCCGCGACGGCTTCACCTGGTCCGGCATCCAGTCGGTGACCCGCAAGGCGGAGTGGCCGGCCTGGACGCCTCCGCCGGAGATGATCGCCCGCCAGCCCTATCTGCCGCGCCACATGGCCGGCGGCCCCGGCAATCCGCTCGGTGCGCGCGCCATGTATCTCGGCGGCACCATCTACCGCATTCATGGCACCAACGCCCCCGAGACCATCGGCAAGCGCGTCTCGTCCGGCTGCATCCGCATGACCAATGACGACGTCACCGACCTCTACTCCCGCGTCAACGTCGGCACCAAGGTCGTGGTGCTGCCGATGACGGAGCGCCGCGCCGAGCTCGGAACCGCAGCGCGCTGAACCGGCAGGACATTGTGACGCAAACGGCCCCGGAACCCACCGGGGCCGCTTTCGTTTGCCCTCGACACGTCGACGCGCTTGCTGCGGCGCGGTGCTCCACGGAGGCGCAAATGCACTCACGCCTGCAATCCTCGCCCTATCGATGGCTGCACGCGTTCGTCTGCGCCGGCGCCCTGACGCTGCTCGCGCCTGCCTCACTCGCGCAGCAGCCCGCAAGTGGCGAGGCCGCCCAGCAGGCCTTCAACAATTCCTGCCGCACCTGCCATTCGGTGAAGGAAGGCGACAACCGCCTCGGCCCCAACCTCAACAAGATCGTGGGGCGCAAGGCCGGCGCGCTGCCGGACTACAACTACTCCTCATCGATGAAGGAAGCCGGCTTCACCTGGGACCAGGACAAGCTGACGCGCTTCATGCTCAAGCCGGACGAGGTGGTGTCGGGCAACAAGATGCAGCCTTATGGCGGCGTGTCGGCGGAGGAAGCCGGGAAGATCGTGGCTTACTTGCAGACGGCAGGCGGGCAATAGCCACGCCGCCGCTCCGCAATCCACCTCAGCCACGCCGCCGAGTGAAACGCACTCATCAGGAGATACATCGGCACCATTCTGCCGAGCAGAAATCCCTGCCCGGCGCCGCACAGCATGTCCGCCGGGCCCTCACCGATTACAACCGTCAACACGGCCATGATCGCGAAGGTCGGGCTTGCCGCCAGGGCCAGCCATCTGGCGAGGTGGCGTGCGGCCGCGATGCTGTCGCGGCCGGCGCCGGCCGTTGCGCTAGCGGGGTTAGTCACGACCTTGCGCAGCCTCCTCGCGAAAGGCCTTCTCGCCGGCGGTAGAGATCTCGACCCACTTCTGGTCGGGCGCGGCGCCTTCCGTGTAGCTGTCGTGCCAGTTCCACCATTTGTAGGTCGGCGTCTGCGGATAGCCCTTCGGCGAGTCTTCCCAGAGCTCCTGGCGGCCGAGCGGCGTGATGTCGAGATAGTTCCAGGTGCCACCCATCTGCTCGTCGCCGCGGCTCTTGACGAAATAGGTGCGGAAGATGCGCGTCCCGTCGCGGTAGAACACGTTGGTGCCGTGCCATTCGTCGACGCCGAAATCGGCATCGAAACTGTCTGTTACGGTGACCCATGGCATGGTCCAGCCCATCCGCTGCTTCAGCCTGATGATGTCGGCCTGCGGCGCGCGCGAGGCGAACACCAGCGTGGTG from Bradyrhizobium sp. CCBAU 53351 includes the following:
- a CDS encoding DUF899 domain-containing protein, translating into MTLAQNEPNNGQAVMQTPPVVSPQDWEAARQQLLVKEKAHTRARDALAAERRRMPWMEVAKTYAFEGPGGKLSLADLFQGRRQLIVYRAFFEPGVFGWPDHACRGCSMVADQVAHVAHLNARDTTLVFASRAPQADIIRLKQRMGWTMPWVTVTDSFDADFGVDEWHGTNVFYRDGTRIFRTYFVKSRGDEQMGGTWNYLDITPLGRQELWEDSPKGYPQTPTYKWWNWHDSYTEGAAPDQKWVEISTAGEKAFREEAAQGRD